The Oncorhynchus gorbuscha isolate QuinsamMale2020 ecotype Even-year linkage group LG06, OgorEven_v1.0, whole genome shotgun sequence sequence cacagggtagggcagtgtgagcagaaccagcggtgttgtttgacttagcaaacgaggatcggatgtctgaccttcttttcaaaatggttgaagtcatctgcagagagggaggaggggggagggggaggaggattcaggagggaggagaatgtggcaaagagcttcctagggttagaggcagatgcttggaatttagagtggtagaaagtggctttagcagcagagacagaggaggaaaatgtagagaggagggagtgaaaggatgccaggtccgcagggaggcagtTTTCCTCCATAttcggagccctgttctgtgagctcgcattgagtcgtcaagccacggagcgggaggggaggaccgagccggcctggaagataggggacatagagagtcaaaggatgcagaaagggaggagaggagggttgaggaggcagaatcaggagataggttggagaaggtttgagcagagggaagagatgataggatggaagaggagagagtagcgggggagagggagcgaaggttgggacggcgcgataccatccgagtaggggcagtgtgggaagtgttggatgagagcgagagggaaaaggatacaaggtagtggtcggagacttggaggggagttgcaatgaggttagttactttcaagagtaagttgaaaGCCGGACTAAGTTCCCCatagtttgggaaccactgctttaAACTAAAACAAACCTATCACAGTCATTGCAAGAAAAACATTTCTGTAACAGTTACTGATAAAGTTGTTGTAGTTAAGGATACATTGGTCTTCAAAGTATTTTTGTACCAAGATGCATCAAAAGGTATCTTTTCCCATCTCTGGCTAGTGCAAAGTACTTTACTGTAATATTCACACAGCCATGAGCTTCCTATAAGTTACTGTAGTATCAGAGCAACGAAGCAGAACAATACTGTAAAATTAGCCACTTGTAAGAAAGTAAATGCTACTGTTATCATAATATTggtattttactgtaattacatGGGGTTGGCTGCTAGGTATttgtattttactgtaattacatGGGATTGATGCAAGCAGGTTGGCTGCTAGGTATTTGTATTTTACTGTAAAGTATTCTGCTGTAAATATACAGTAAAACAGGTGCACAGTACTATATTGTACAATTTTACAGCAGTGTAGCGGAATGCCGTTGAGCTCCCTTAATGCATTGCTCTTTACTATACTGTAATATAGAACTGTACATTTATTGCAGTAAATTTACCAAAATGAATTACGGCATTATGGTTTGTTATGCAaggtagtccacacacacacacacacacacacacacacacacacacacacacacacacacacacacacacacacacacacacacacacacacacacacacacacacacacacacacacacacacacacaccagtggggCGCTTTCTTTCTAATCTCATGCTGCTCCCCCAGCTGTCGTTGCAGTTTATGCTTTTTTCTGAACAGAATTATTATGGCGTGTTAAAATAATGGCATACATTTTGGCATAATTCAAACAGTCACACATATTCTCGCAgccaatatactgtatgttgactGTTACACTAGCAGTATTATTTCACAGGATTCAGACAGAGACCAATGTATCAGAAAAGGAACGTGCCGATTCTGCTGGCCAGTTATAAGCACAGTGAAGTTGGTGAtgaagtagaatagagtagaatccTGTACCATATGATGTCAGTTAATGTTGTTGTGATGTCATATCCTGCACCCTCAGTCCTGGAGAGGAAGATGTCGACCCGGCAGAGCAGAGAGGATCTGATCAAGAGAGGAGTGATGAAGGACATCTATGACAAAGGTGAGGGgtcagagggagaagagggaagttAGAACGCAGAGACTTTTGGCAAAACTGTTGTAGTTGTTCTTTGTTGCGTAATCAAGAATACTTTTGGCGGAAACGAAGTCAAGTCATACAGTCGGCATCTCAGAATCCACATGGATTGACTTCAGGTCATATTTGTACTGTgaacatgtctctctgtctctctctctctctgtctctctctctgtctctctctctgtctctctctgtctgtctctctctctgtctctctctgtttctctgtctctgtctctctctctctctctctctctctgtctctctctctgtctctctctgtctctctctctctgtctctctctctctgtctctctctctctgtctctctctctctgtttctctctctctgtttctctctctctgtttctctctctctctctctctctctctctctctctctctctctctctctctctctgcagacggGGCGGTagtaatgagaggagaggaggagaagatggagaacGGGAGGTCTCCAGCATTAGGAGGGTCTGATCCATCACCATGTGATGGAGCTGAGCTGATGGATGGAGCAGGGTCAGCCATAGGTATGTCTCAGGCCTTCTATCAACACACTCAAGCAATGGTTCATAGTCTCTCACTGTGCTGTTACATGACATCTGATTGGTCAATGTTGTTCATTTCCATTCACCCTGTTCTAACATATCATCTGATTGATTTATTCTATGCCCAGGTACAGTTGAGTTCCAGATGTCTGGAGAGGGGGCGTGTCCACAAGACCACACCCAGAATTCCAGCCAGCCTCCACCCACTAAGAAGGTTATGGTGTATCCAGGCGAAGGGGCTGGGGCAGAGTCATCACATCACACCATAAAACATAAAAAACAACCCCCAGTGCCCCCCAAACCGTTCAACAGGCTGCCCAACCACATCACAGGTCTGTAATCCTCTGTGTCTATGCTTGTATCCCTGTGTCATTCTATGTGTTTACTTGTCTTTCTGTTTTTACTGTACCCCAGCCCACCAGCGTGCAGCTTGTGTGGGTGTATCAATCTGTGTATCTGACTgatttttctcttctctctccctctagacgGTATGCCAGTGAAGCTGCCCTGTATGTCCATGAAGCTGTCGCCTCCTCTACCTCCTAAGAAGCTGATGATCTGTGTGCCTGTGGGTGCGGTGGGGAGCATGGAGCCCTCGGCCCTCACCTTTCAGAagtgcccccctccctcccaccacgtGGGGTCCCTGGGGGGCCACTCCCTACACTACGGGACCCTCCCTGTGCCCCTACACCCCCCCAGCCGCATCATCGAGGAACTCAACAAGACCCTGGCCCTCACTATGCAGCGATACAAGAGGTGAGGATTAAGgagaagtgtgtgtttgtgtgtgtttgtatccatGCCTCCATGTGGATGGATTCAATGGTTCACATATCCAGTCTGCCTTGTACTCTATTCCCATTGGTTCTGCCCTGTGTCTACACTACAGCAGCGAGTTGGATGGGGTCGTTAAGGAGCTTGTTTTTCATGTGACTAAGGGTTTCTAATCAGTAGGGAGTTGCCacaatacagatgtaggatcttaatttgatcacacttttgcaggagaactttcctgcaacaGGAAATTCAAAACTTGGTGTATTTGAGTTTTTAAAAGTCTTCTGACATGATTTtcactacaaaaatgtccataaattacaatccacataataattcacatgtcTTATTGCTgcaagattattttcctgctgtagaaaactggctcaCCTACATCTGCACTGGGCAGCATTTTGAAACGTCTGGTCAATCACATCTCATCTCATTTAATCTAAACCTTCCCTGGAGAGCAGCATGGCTGGCGTTGACTTCAGCTTCAGATATAGAGCTGCACAAATTCCCAGAGCCTTGGCTTTACCTCTGGGTGTATGTGTATCATTGGCTGGTGTCTAACCAGTTCCGACCATTTTAGAGCGCCACACACACCATCTCCATCTGTCCACAGACACATGACACACGTGGAGAACACTCTGCAATCGACCCACACACTCTGTGACTGATGTGCCGGCGCCAGATTGGCCTCCCATGATCCATCACTCTAATTGGTGGGCCGGCAGGTGGTTATGGACCCGAGCTCCTAATAGGATGTAGACATCCTATTCCTTTTGTAGCCCTTTTTGATTTACTCATTTGCTGTCTGAATGTTATGTAGGGCACACCTAAACTGAGTTTGTAAAAGCAACAGAGCTCATTATTCTCCAGTTATGGGAGCTCCGCAGTTGCTCAATTGCTGCTTGCTTGCTGATCGGTGACGCTGCCTCAAGGCTCATTTGTGATTGGTGTGCAGTTTGTTTCCGCTGTGCCTCTCGTCTCTAGTTGAGGCGTCTGATTTAGGTGTGGTAATGTGAGCCTCTAAAGCCGACCATGTCTGTTACATCCCTCCCTTACATCTCCGTTACGTCCAGGCAGTATAAGTCATGCAATGCTTCCCGGGCAGAGTGAGGTACCAACGTTATTTTAGGAGCCACTTACTGTGGCAATTAAGGGAGCGCTGGCTTGTTTTTCTACAGTGTTTCAGTCTTGTTTTCTCAGCTTAGGTGCCGTTTACATGAGTTCCAGAGGTTATAGGTCATAGCTCCTTCCATAGGAACTGATGGTGGACACAACCTGACATTACCTAACTACTCCCCTGTCTAACACCACCCACACacggatggacagacacacaaacGCCCGCCATCTCTTGCTAACCGTTTACCTTTCTCACTGACCTCAGCTCGCTGCACCACGCGGTTCCCGCGGTGATGATAGCATGTGACTACAACAAAGAGAACCTCCCCAACGAGGAAGACTATCAAGAACTTCCTGGTTCGTACAGGGATGAggatgatgaagaagaagaagatgatgatgaagatgatgatgaagaagaggaggaggaagatgatgaaGATGAAACACTCTTTACAAGTACGTGTTTGTTTTCTACATAATTGGTTTGGGACAGTGGTGGCCGTTTGGTCTTTGCCTGGTGCCCCTGCTTCCTGGTAACAATGGCCTCAATGGCTGCTGGGATATGTGGTTTAAGAGCTCTCCTTTCATTGGACCCCTCCAGTCAGAGCTGTGGTTCACGTCCCTGATTTGAGCGTTGAATGTGACCAATCAAAGCACCAAGGTGACAGTGGCGTGTGAATGAGATCTGTtgtgtcaacaacacacaccatggCTGTTCCTCAGATTCCAGTAGTTCCCTTCACTTTTTCATTTTCATGAGCAGTTGTCTGAATGATTGATTTGAGCCCCGTTATGTCTATGAGGTATTTatacacacctctcctctctgtgagaGGGCGACGTAAACAGAAGAGTGGAAACAGTGAACACACTCCCATCCTGTAGCTCTCACTGGATAGGTTACTGCTGTGACAGTTGAATTGCTACTGCATGAGTTAGCTGTGGTGCTAGTAATTCCAATTTTATCAAAATGTTATGGAAAGTTTGCTGATCTTATCCTGGCCTCTCTATAAAaaaattaatgtgtgtgtgtgtgtgtgtgtgtgtgtgtgtgtgtgtgtgtgtgtgtgtgtgtgtgtgtgtgtgtgtgtgtgtgtgtgtgtgtgtgtgtgtgtgtgtgtgtgtgtgtgtgtgtgtgtgtgtgtgtgtgtgtgtgtgtgtgtgtgtgtgtgtgtaggtacccTGGCTCTGAAGGTGTTGAGGAAGGACTCCCTGGCCATTAAGATCAGTAACCGTCCGTcacagagagagctggaggataAGAACATACTGCCCACCCAGTCAGACCAGGAGAAACTGGAGTTCAGGCGGCAGATCGGCACCAAGCTCACACGGTGagagacacgcgcacacacacacagatgcacacccTCCCTATAGCAACGGAGAGACTTGAGTCACGTTATCATATAGACACCAAGCTCGCATGGAGCGAGTCATATTCACGCATACTAACACGCGCAGGCTCATCTGCTCTTACACGTTGCATACAGTCAAACTGATTGCCAAGCAACAAGCTGTTATGGTTAGAGATGAACTCACGTGTGCTTGaaatcacaaaaacacacacacacacacctcatctccCAGTCAGCACCTGTACACCCTGCAGTGGCCTGGTTGAGATGTGACCGGGCTACTTAAGACAGCATGATAGATGACACCTAATAATGGAGAGAGGAAGCTAAGCTGGAAGTGAGGAAGTGAGAAaatgtagagggatggaggatggagggaaattgatgagaggtagaggatggagggagagtagcAGAGAGCCTGTCACATGTTTTATCTTGAATATGCCAGTGAGCGGGCAGACATCTTCATGTGGGATTTTACGCTCACAGAGGACAGAACATGAATACAGGAGGGTTGTGGCAATATCAGTAAACTATAttaaccctggattgctgattcATTGAGtggctttgaagccaccggttGGCCATATTGGCACTGCCCAGTAGGAAGCCACCGGTTGGCCATATGGGCACTGCCCAGTAGGAGCCCAGTAGGAGCCCAGTAGGAAGCCACCGGTTGGCCATATTGGCACTGCCCAGTAGGAGCCCAGTAGGAAGCCACCGGTTGGCCATATAGGCACTGCCCAGTAGGAGCCCAGTAGGAAGCCACCGGTTGGCCATATTGGCACTGCCCAGTAGGAGCCCAGTAGGAAGCCACCGGTTGGCCATATTGGCACTGCCCAGTAGGAGCCCAGTAGGAAGCCACTGGTTGGCCATATTGGCACTGCCCAGTAGGAGCCCAGTATGAGCCCAGTAGGAGCCCAGTAGGAGCCCAGTAGGAAGCCACTGGTTGGCCATATTGGCACTGCCCAGTATGAGCCCAGTATGAGCCCAGTAGGAGTCCAGTATGAGCCCAGTAGGAGCCCAGTAGGAAGCCACTGGTTGGCCATATTGGCACTGCCCAGTAGGAGCCCAGTATGAGCCCAGTATGAGCCCAGTAGGAGCCCAGTAGGAGCCCAGTAGGAAGCCACTGGTTGGCCATATTGGCACTGCCCAGTAGGAGCCCAGTAGGAGCCCAGTATGAGCCCAGTAGGAGCCCAGTAGGAGCCCAGTAGGAGCCCAGTAGGAAGCCACTGGTTGGCCATATTGGCACTGCCCAGTAGGAGCCCAGTAGGAGCCCAGTAGGAAGCCACTGGTTGGCCATATTGGCACTGCCCAGTATGAGCCCAGTATGAGCCCAGTAGGAGTCCAGTAGGAGCCCAGTAGGAGCCCAGTAGGAAGCCACTGGTTGGCCATATTGGCACTGCCCAGTAGGAGCCCAGTAGGAGCCCAGTAGGAGCCCAGTATGAGCCCAGTAGGAGCCCAGTAGGAAGCCACTGGTTGGCCATATTGGCACTGCCCAGTATGAGCCCAGTATGAGCCCAGTATGAG is a genomic window containing:
- the LOC124038058 gene encoding phosphatase and actin regulator 1-like isoform X2; this encodes MAASPENEIDRRPIRRVRSKSDTPYITESRLSLHLETVEEVERIAAMRSDSLVPGTHTPPIRRRSKFATLGRLFKPWKWRKKKSEKFKQTSSVLERKMSTRQSREDLIKRGVMKDIYDKDGAVVMRGEEEKMENGRSPALGGSDPSPCDGAELMDGAGSAIGTVEFQMSGEGACPQDHTQNSSQPPPTKKVMVYPGEGAGAESSHHTIKHKKQPPVPPKPFNRLPNHITDGMPVKLPCMSMKLSPPLPPKKLMICVPVGAVGSMEPSALTFQKCPPPSHHVGSLGGHSLHYGTLPVPLHPPSRIIEELNKTLALTMQRYKSSLHHAVPAVMIACDYNKENLPNEEDYQELPGSYRDEDDEEEEDDDEDDDEEEEEEDDEDETLFTSTLALKVLRKDSLAIKISNRPSQRELEDKNILPTQSDQEKLEFRRQIGTKLTRRLSQRPTTEELEQRNILKRHNELEEQEEMRELKKRLSRKLSQRPTVEELREAKILTRFSDYVEVADAQDYDRRADKPWTRLTAADKAAIRKELNEFKNTEMEVHEGSRHLTRFHRP
- the LOC124038058 gene encoding phosphatase and actin regulator 1-like isoform X1, translating into MAGPANAGMSPWYSSGSSNDAAFPLPALTEEKPRKRRAFCLPRMKSKNRNDSGKQQQQLPQQPVANNNNNMPFIIHCQIGKEIKHICSNCRGADPRDVEEVERIAAMRSDSLVPGTHTPPIRRRSKFATLGRLFKPWKWRKKKSEKFKQTSSVLERKMSTRQSREDLIKRGVMKDIYDKDGAVVMRGEEEKMENGRSPALGGSDPSPCDGAELMDGAGSAIGTVEFQMSGEGACPQDHTQNSSQPPPTKKVMVYPGEGAGAESSHHTIKHKKQPPVPPKPFNRLPNHITDGMPVKLPCMSMKLSPPLPPKKLMICVPVGAVGSMEPSALTFQKCPPPSHHVGSLGGHSLHYGTLPVPLHPPSRIIEELNKTLALTMQRYKSSLHHAVPAVMIACDYNKENLPNEEDYQELPGSYRDEDDEEEEDDDEDDDEEEEEEDDEDETLFTSTLALKVLRKDSLAIKISNRPSQRELEDKNILPTQSDQEKLEFRRQIGTKLTRRLSQRPTTEELEQRNILKRHNELEEQEEMRELKKRLSRKLSQRPTVEELREAKILTRFSDYVEVADAQDYDRRADKPWTRLTAADKAAIRKELNEFKNTEMEVHEGSRHLTRFHRP